One window from the genome of Hydractinia symbiolongicarpus strain clone_291-10 chromosome 1, HSymV2.1, whole genome shotgun sequence encodes:
- the LOC130641904 gene encoding neuronal acetylcholine receptor subunit alpha-7-like yields the protein MERAILLLTLLHLSGIETSIVEDRLLADLFQNYNPAARPALNDTDTVNVTFGLTLSQIIDVHEKNQFLVISAFIRQKWKNPILKWVPTEYNNITEINIDPKKIWRPDIILYNNADEDKTFGGNLDRLNTRAILKYTGDTQWLAPIILKSKCDIDVKYFPFDTQRCPLKFGSWTYAKDRLDFFSEGDSADIKSYSKNSEWLLRSAKANRSEEKYICCEELFSDVTYTIEISRRSLFYLLNLIFPMTIIGMLTMLSFLLPAESGERISLAITLLLAMTVFMLVVADIIPATSDVIPLVGMFFSASMVEMVLMIVVLCYVMRLHHKDSDRPPMSAWMRRYVLDWLSYKVGIRVRKDGDNALCNSNHNYQLNSPLLLNNQAINSAVLNKIKRQNMAELDWKQNKTASSRFNNHNENTFNRNSYQRKVTGAELVISKLDVLIEKIRSMEEQDLVKTEWRIVAMTIDRCLLVFFAFVFLTTFFGCFLTAPGYVP from the exons ATGGAGAGAGCTATCCTTCTACTTACACTCCTGCATTTATCAG GCATCGAGACAAGCATAGTAGAAGATCGTTTATTAGCTGActtatttcaaaattataatCCTGCAGCACGCCCTGCATTGAATGACACTGATACAGTTAATGTCACTTTTGGATTGACACTTAGTCAAATCATCGACGTG cacGAGAAGAATCAATTCTTGGTTATCAGTGCATTTATAAGGCAG AAATGGAAGAATCCCATTCTCAAGTGGGTTCCGACAGAATACAACAACATCACAGAAATTAACATCGATCCAAAGAAAATATGGCGACCAGATATTATTTTGTATAATAA TGCTGACGAAGACAAAACATTTGGTGGAAATCTTGATCGCCTTAACACGAGAGCGATATTGAAATATACAGGAGACACTCAGTGGTTAGCGCCAATAATACTGAAAAGCAAATGCGACATTGACGTCAAATACTTTCCCTTTGACACACAAAGATGTCCTCTGAAGTTTGGTAGTTGGACATATGCTAAAGACAGATTGGATTTTTTCAGCGAAGGAGATAGTGCTGATATAA AGTCGTATTCTAAAAACTCTGAATGGCTTTTGCGCAGTGCTAAAGCGAACAGATcggaagaaaaatatatatgttgCGAAGAATTATTCTCTGATGTAACGTATACTATTGAAATATCACGGCGCTCGCTCTTTTATCTGCTCAATTTGATCTTTCCGATGACCATTATTGGGATGTTGACAATGCTATCGTTTCTACTGCCAGCTGAATCAG GTGAACGAATATCATTGGCTATCACGCTGCTGCTTGCAATGACGGTATTTATGTTAGTCGTCGCCGACATTATTCCGGCAACTAGTGACGTCATTCCTTTGGTCGGCATGTTTTTCAGCGCGTCCATGGTTGAGATGGTGTTAATGATTGTGGTTCTGTGCTACGTCATGAGGCTTCATCACAAAGACAGTGATAGACCACCTATGTCTGCTTGGATGAGAAG ATACGTTTTAGACTGGCTATCCTACAAGGTTGGTATTCGTGTACGTAAAGATGGCGACAATGCACTTTGCAATTCAAACCATAACTATCAATTAAATTCACCACTGCTTTTAAATAATCAAGCCATCAATTCAGCTGTGCTCAACAAAATCAAAAGACAAAACATGGCGGAATTAGATTggaagcaaaacaaaacagcTTCATCCCGTTTTAACAATCACAATGAAAATACTTTCAACAGGAATTCTTATCAACGGAAAGTGACGGGTGCAGAATTGGTCATAAGTAAATTAGATGTTTTGATTGAGAAAATTCGAAGTATGGAGGAACAAGATTTGGTAAAAACAGAATGGCGGATAGTTGCTATGACAATCGACCGCTGTTTGCTTGTCTTCTTTGCTTTTGTATTTCTGACTACCTTTTTTGGTTGCTTTTTGACAGCGCCTGGCTACGTTCCGTGA